The Cyprinus carpio isolate SPL01 chromosome A5, ASM1834038v1, whole genome shotgun sequence genome has a segment encoding these proteins:
- the LOC109087136 gene encoding protein prenyltransferase alpha subunit repeat-containing protein 1: MAELEEEVDVLVQRVVKDINNAFKRNPNIDEIGLIPCPEARYNRSPIVLVENKLGVESWCVKFLLPYVHNKLLLYRQRKQWLDREALVDITCTLLLLNPDFTTAWNVRKELLQCGVLKPEKDLYLVKLALSKHPKSPETWIHRRWVLQWLQKEGSPSEQELKDHAEPREDAARRPCDGLQRALQEEMRVCAEAAGRYPSNYNAWSHRIWVLQNMAKGNLKVLHDELSSTRLWVSMHVSDHSGFHYRQHLLKALAKELSQVVETELHPCQQPNGESTAGVSDDNRHNDVIPQLFHEEMELCTDLIESYPGHETLWCHRRHVFYLWQQWRREHLQGAGSQSPPLTHTDVLLSKEPCDSSASQAMDVDCVLDGSKHGSYTQDTKRLKRGPLLPHPALPSEHTFVSRILTGCRSTEQNRFAIAYRKWLDSVIGH, encoded by the exons ATGGCTGAGTTGGAAGAAGAGGTGGATGTCTTGGTCCAGAGAGTTGTGAAAGATATCAATAACGCCTTTAAAAGAAACCCGAACAT TGATGAAATCGGCCTCATTCCGTGCCCTGAAGCCCGATACAACAGAAGCCCCATCGTCCTGGTGGAGAATAAGCTGGGAGTGGAGAGCTGGTGTGTCAAGTTTCTGTTGCCCTATGTGCATAATAAACTTCTGCTGTACAGGCAGAGAAAGCAGTGGCTCGATCGGGAAG CACTGGTAGATATAACCTGCACATTGCTTCTCTTAAACCCAGATTTTACAACTGCGTGGAATGTCAG GAAAGAGCTCCTGCAGTGTGGTGTGTTAAAACCAGAGAAAGACCTTTACCTGGTTAAACTAGCACTGTCTAAGCATCCTAAAAGCCCAGAGACATGGATACACAG ACGCTGGGTGTTGCAGTGGCTGCAGAAGGAGGGCTCTCCCTCTGAACAAGAACTGAAGGATCATGCTGAACCCAGAGAAGACGCTGCGAGGAGACCGTGCGATGGGCTGCAGAGAGCCTTGCAGGAGGAAATGAGGGTCTGTGCAGAAGCAGCCGGCCGTTACCCCAGCAACTATAATGCCTGGTCCCATCGCATCTGGGTATTGCAAAACATGGCTAAAGGCAATCTGAAG GTTCTGCATGATGAGCTGTCCTCTACCCGACTGTGGGTGTCCATGCACGTGTCTGATCACAGCGGCTTCCACTACCGTCAACACCTGCTCAAGGCCCTGGCCAAAGAGCTGAGCCAGGTCGTAGAGACGGAGCTCCACCCCTGCCAGCAGCCTAACGGAGAGAGCACTGCGGGTGTGTCTGATGACAATCGCCATAATGACGTCATCCCTCAGCTCTTCCACGAGGAGATGGAGCTCTGCACTGATCTCATCGAGTCATATCCGGGCCACGAGACGCTGTGGTGCCACAG GCGACATGTCTTCTACCTGTGGCAACAGTGGCGGAGGGAGCACCTGCAGGGGGCAGGGTCACAATCTCCACCTCTCACCCACACCGATGTCCTCCTCAGCAAGGAGCCCTGTGACAGCAGCGCCTCCCAGGCCATGGACGTTGACTGTGTTCTGGACGGGAGCAAACACGGAAGCTACACGCAGGACACCAAGCGACTAAAGCGGGGACCACTGCTTCCCCACCCTGCACTTCCCTCCGAGCACACGTTTGTCTCTAGAATCCTCACGGGCTGCCGGAGCACCGAGCAAAACCGCTTTGCCATTGCCTACAGGAAGTGGCTGGACTCAGTTATAGGTCACTAG